A stretch of the Pelmatolapia mariae isolate MD_Pm_ZW linkage group LG23, Pm_UMD_F_2, whole genome shotgun sequence genome encodes the following:
- the LOC134620362 gene encoding E3 ubiquitin-protein ligase TRIM39-like, with the protein MSAASCLLSEDQFLCSICLDVFTDPVSTPCGHNFCKNCISQHWDISYRCQCPMCKKVFRMRPELHINTFISEMVSQFRREAQQKVSSSSSEQQAAKPGEVPCDICTGTKLKALKSCLVCLASYCQTHLEPHLTASRLKRHQLIDPEENLEGRMCMKHDKPLELFCKNDQTCVCMLCCVFDHKTHEFVPLREEYEGKKAELWKTETEIKQMITKRRLKIQEIKESVKMSKDAADRKKAEGVQVFTALKESVDRRLNELIKEIEDKQEITKKQAEGFIKDLEQEISELMKRSSEVEQLSRSKDHLHLLQSFSSLKAALTTKHWTEVSIHPPSYEGTVVRAVDQLKETLGEEFEDLFEAELKRVQQYAVDVTLDPDTAHPELIVSDDGKQVQRSDNRKECPHNPKRFSKFVCVLGKQRFSSGRFYFEVQVEDKTKWILGVVRESVNRKEAITPSPEKGYWTVAEHKNICVALDKPQVHLSLQSVPEKVGVFVDYEEGLVSFHDVDHATLVYSFTGCSFMEKLYPLFYPGVNDDGKNSSPLTICPVMMGDCISDDDEDDDN; encoded by the coding sequence ATGTCTGCTGCCAGCTGTCTTCTATCTGAAGATCAGTTTCTGTGCTCCATCTGTCTGGATGTCTTCACTGATCCAGTCTCCACACCATGTGGACACAACTTCTGCAAAAACTGCATCAGTCAACACTGGGATATCAGCTACAGGTGTCAGTGTCCCATGTGTAAAAAGGTGTTCAGGATGAGACCTGAGCTGCACATCAACACTTTCATCTCTGAGATGGTTTCTCAGTTCAGACGTGAAGCTCAGCAGaaagtcagcagcagcagctcagagcaacAAGCTGCCAAACCAGGAGAAGTTCCCTGTGACATCTGCACTGGAACCAAACTGAAGGCCCTGAAGTCCTGCCTGGTGTGTCTGGCCTCCTACTGTCAGACTCACCTGGAGCCTCATCTGACAGCTTCACGTctgaaaagacatcagctgatCGATCCTGAGGAGAACCTGGAAGGCAGGATGTGTATGAAGCACGATAAACCTCTGGAGCTGTTCTGTAAGAACGATCAGACATGTGTCTGCAtgctctgctgtgtttttgaCCACAAGACTCATGAGTTTGTTCCTCTGAGAGAAGAATATGAAGGAAAGAAGGCAGAACTGTGGAAGACTGAGACTGAAATTAAACAGATGATCACGAAGAGACGACTGAAGATTCAGGAGATCAAAGAGTCAGTGAAGATGAGTAAAGATGctgcagacagaaagaaagcagaaggtgTTCAGGTCTTCACTGCTCTGAAGGAGTCTGTTGACAGACGCCTGAACGAGCTCATAAAGGAGAtcgaagacaaacaggaaataacaaagaaacaggctgaaggtttcatcaaagatctggaacaggaaatctctgagctgatgaagagaagctctgaggtggagcagctctcacgcTCTAAAgatcacctccacctcctccaaagcTTCTCATCCCTGAAAGCTGCTCTAACCACCAAACACTGGACAGAGGTCAGTATCCATCCACCATCATATGAGGGGACTGTGGTGAGAGctgtggatcagctgaaggaGACACTGGGTGAAGAGTTTGAAGACTTGTTTGAGGCTGAGCTGAAGAGGGTCCAGCAGTATGCAGTGGATGTGACTCTTGATCCTGATACAGCACATCCTGAACTCATTGTGTCTGACGATGGAAAACAAGTACAACGTAGTGACAATAGGAAGGAATGTCCACACAACCCAAAGAGATTTTCgaagtttgtttgtgttttaggaAAGCAGAGATTCTCTTCAGGCAGATTTTACTTTGAGGTTCAGGTTGAAGACAAGACCAAATGGATATTAGGAGTGGTCAGAGAGTCAGTGAACAGGAAGGAAGCCATCACACCGAGTCCTGAGAAAGGTTACTGGACTGTAGCggaacataaaaacatttgtgtAGCTCTTGATAAACCTCAAGTCCATCTCTCTCTTCAGTCTGTTCCTGAGAAGGTGGGGGTGTTTGTGGATTATGAGGAGGGTCTGGTCTCCTTCCATGATGTAGATCATGCAACTCTTGTCTACTCCTTTACTGGCTGCTCCTTTATGGAAAAACTCTATCCACTCTTCTATCCTGGTGTTAATGATGATGGTAAAAACTCTTCACCTCTGACCATCTGTCCTGTGATGATGGGTGACTGcatcagtgatgatgatgaggatgatgataactga